One part of the Vicia villosa cultivar HV-30 ecotype Madison, WI linkage group LG6, Vvil1.0, whole genome shotgun sequence genome encodes these proteins:
- the LOC131614457 gene encoding uncharacterized protein LOC131614457 → MQEDTTETMKTVSLKLVVNKETDKVLFAEAGKDFVDILCSFLTIPLGTIATLIQNHTTMEPLTLGSLNSLYKSVENLDSSYLTTNSCKEMLLHPRNSSEDYCDTLKFNIDDAVDPTRPFFICSDWASCKYKLLSSFSNQRCECGSLLDHQILMKKEKVCNGFVKDCPTFLVTDDLRVLPNSMDTSFDLLKNFGIKNSDSVKTMTATITPRSQILDLLKYSLLSKSSLTNLFLRNKPFLEGTSFTPCDIPITSSIQIKVKLFFRKTDGDILFAQGEEDFADFLVSFLTFPLGGVVRMLGGDSSLGCIDSLYRSITELDENKYMMIDDVKSKLVAPCIAPQFKSSKQILQIYEPPSSSYYSDYQFIDGIRRVTNLTSNLSVYNFLTATKMELVDPKSSNKEAQEGYVKGPSLFMATNDLSLEPMSPTSTISLLNQLETPPSNIIEKVVFIGVNEGLSILKAALTSTSALTNGLGHLLTQARDKEEEEEQESYLMKNWSRFRTYSVALNYFSVALVVSPKVVNSWNSNIRNMDRALCNDTCSMDYPEAHVKVLTRVDFSDHHLILICLNNIHIFKNQKHFIFESDLEIMKR, encoded by the exons ATGCAGGAAGATACTACGGAAACCATGAAGACGGTGTCGTTGAAACTTGTTGTGAACAAAGAGACGGACAAAGTCTTATTTGCAGAAGCCGGTAAGGATTTTGTGGACATTCTATGCAGCTTCTTAACAATCCCATTAGGAACCATTGCAACACTTATCCAAAACCACACAACCATGGAACCTCTTACACTTGGTTCTCTCAACTCTCTTTATAAGAGTGTAGAAAACCTTGATTCATCTTATCTTACGACAAACTCATGCAAGGAAATGCTGTTGCATCCGAGGAACTCATCTGAAGATTACTGCGACACTCTTAAATTTAACATTGATGATGCTGTCGATCCCACTAGGCCCTTCTTCATCTGTTCCGATTGGGCTAGTTGTAAATACAAATTGTTGAGCAGTTTTAGTAATCAAAGATGTGAATGTGGGAGTCTTCTGGATCAtcaaattttaatgaaaaaagaGAAAGTGTGCAATGGATTTGTCAAGGATTGTCCAACTTTTTTAGTTACGGATGATCTTAGGGTTTTGCCTAACTCAATGGATACAAGCTTTGATCTTCTCAAGAATTTTGGAATTAAGAACTCTGATTCAGTGAAGACAATGACTGCAACCATCACTCCGAGATCACAG ATTTTGGATCTGTTGAAGTATTCCTTGCTATCCAAGTCATCTTTGACTAATTTGTTCTTAAGAAACAAACCATTTCTTGAGGGGACAAGTTTTACCCCTTGTGACATTCCAATCACTAGTAGCATCCAAATCAAGGTGAAATTGTTTTTCCGAAAAACCGACGGTGACATATTGTTTGCTCAAGGTGAAGAAGATTTTGCTGACTTTCTGGTTAGTTTTCTAACTTTTCCTTTGGGAGGAGTTGTACGCATGTTAGGAGGAGATTCTTCGCTTGGTTGCATAGATTCCTTGTACCGGAGCATAACTGAATTGGATGAAAATAAATACATGATGATAGATGATGTAAAGAGCAAGCTTGTTGCTCCTTGCATTGCCCCACAGTTCAAATCAAGCAAACAGATATTACAAATTTATGAACCACCCTCTTCTTCGTATTATTCTGATTATCAATTTATAGATGGAATTCGTCGTGTTACCAATTTAACTTCCAATCTTAGCGTATACAATTTCCTTACTGCTACGAAGATGGAATTAGTTGATCCCAAATCATCTAATAAGGAAGCTCAAGAAGGTTATGTCAAGGGACCATCATTGTTTATGGCTACAAATGATTTGAGTTTAGAACCAATGTCTCCGACTTCAACTATTTCTCTACTCAATCAGTTAGAAACCCCTCCTAGTAATATCATTGAAAAGGTTGTCTTCATTGGTGTCAACGAG GGTCTTAGCATATTGAAAGCAGCTTTGACATCAACTTCAGCTCTAACAAATGGTCTCGGTCACCTTTTAACCCAAGCTCGCGACAAGGAAGAGGAGGAGGAACAGGAGTCGTATTTGATGAAGAATTGGTCTCGCTTTAGGACATATTCAGTTGCGCTTAATT ATTTTTCGGTTGCATTAGTTGTATCACCCAAGGTAGTGAATTCATGGAATTCTAATATAAGAAACATGGATAGGGCACTTTGTAATGATACTTGTAGTATGGACTATCCAGAAGCACATGTGAAAGTTCTCACTAGAGTAGATTTTTCAGACCACCATCTGATACTGATATGTCTGAACAACATTCATATCTTTAAAAATCAAAAGCActttatatttgaaagtgatttagaGATCATGAAGAGATGA
- the LOC131612151 gene encoding uncharacterized protein LOC131612151 isoform X1, whose protein sequence is MQEDTETMKTVSLKLVVNKETDKVLFAEAGKDFVDILCSFLTIPLGTIARIIQNHTTMEPLTLGSLNSLYKSVENLDLSYLTTNTCKEMLLHPRNSSEDYCDTLKFNIDDAVDPTRPFFVCSDSASCKFKLLSSFSNQRCECGSPLDHQILMEKEKVCNGFVKDCPTFLVTDDLRVLPNSMDTSFDLLKNFGIKNSDSVKTMTAIITQKSQILDLLKYSLLSKSSLTNLFLRNKPFLEGTSFTTCECDIPNNSSIQIKLKLFFRKTDGDILFAQGEEDFADFLVSFLTFPLGGVVRMLGGDSSLGCIDSLYRSITELDENKYMMIDDVKSKLVAPCIAPQFKSSKQILQIYEPPSSLYYSDYQFIDGIRRVTNLTSNLSVYNFLTATKMELVDPKSSNKEAQEGYVKGPSLFMATNDLSLEPMSPTSTISLLNQLETPPSNIIEKVVFIGVKEGLSILKAALTSTSALTNGLGHLLTQAHDKEEDEEDESYWKRNWSRIRTYSIALNCIFIILHLFVIFFAYI, encoded by the exons ATGCAGGAAGATACGGAAACCATGAAGACGGTGTCGTTGAAACTTGTTGTGAACAAAGAGACGGACAAAGTCTTATTTGCAGAAGCCGGTAAGGATTTTGTGGACATTCTATGCAGCTTCTTAACAATCCCATTAGGAACCATTGCAAGAATTATCCAAAACCACACAACCATGGAACCTCTTACACTTGGTTCTCTCAACTCTCTTTATAAGAGTGTAGAAAACCTTGATTTATCTTATCTTACGACAAACACATGCAAGGAAATGCTGTTGCATCCGAGGAACTCATCTGAAGATTACTGCGACACTCTTAAATTTAACATTGATGATGCTGTCGATCCCACTAGGCCCTTCTTCGTGTGTTCCGATTCGGCTAGTTGTAAATTCAAATTGTTGAGCAGTTTTAGTAATCAAAGATGTGAATGTGGGAGTCCTTTGGATCATCAAATTTTAATGGAAAAAGAGAAAGTGTGCAATGGATTTGTCAAGGATTGTCCAACTTTTTTAGTTACGGATGATCTTAGGGTTTTGCCTAACTCAATGGATACAAGCTTTGATCTTCTCAAGAATTTTGGAATTAAAAACTCTGATTCAGTGAAGACAATGACTGCAATCATCACTCAGAAATCACAG ATTTTGGATCTGTTGAAGTATTCCTTGCTATCCAAGTCATCTTTGACTAATTTGTTCTTAAGAAACAAACCATTTCTTGAGGGGACCAGTTTTACCACTTGTGAGTGTGACATTCCAAATAACAGTAGTATTCAAATCAAGCTGAAATTGTTTTTCCGAAAAACCGATGGTGACATATTGTTTGCTCAAGGTGAAGAAGATTTTGCTGACTTCCTTGTTAGTTTTCTAACTTTTCCATTGGGAGGAGTTGTACGCATGTTAGGAGGAGATTCTTCGCTGGGCTGCATAGATTCCTTGTACCGAAGCATAACTGAATTGGATGAAAATAAATACATGATGATAGATGATGTAAAGAGCAAGCTTGTTGCTCCTTGCATTGCCCCACAGTTCAAATCAAGCAAACAGATATTACAAATTTATGAACCACCCTCTTCTTTGTATTATTCTGATTATCAATTTATAGATGGAATTCGTCGTGTTACCAATTTAACTTCCAATCTTAGCGTATACAATTTCCTTACTGCTACAAAGATGGAATTAGTTGATCCCAAATCATCTAATAAGGAAGCTCAAGAAGGTTATGTCAAGGGACCATCATTGTTTATGGCTACAAATGATTTGAGTTTAGAACCAATGTCTCCGACTTCAACTATTTCTCTACTCAATCAGTTAGAAACCCCTCCTAGTAATATCATTGAAAAGGTTGTCTTCATTGGTGTCAAGGAG GGTCTTAGCATATTGAAAGCAGCTTTGACATCAACTTCAGCTCTAACAAATGGTCTCGGTCACCTTTTAACCCAAGCTCACGACAAGGAGGAGGACGAGGAAGATGAGTCATATTGGAAGAGGAATTGGTCTAGGATTAGGACATATTCAATTGCACTTAATTGTATATTTATCATATTGCACCTGTTTGTAATTTTTTTCGCATATATATGA
- the LOC131612151 gene encoding uncharacterized protein LOC131612151 isoform X2 has translation MKTVSLKLVVNKETDKVLFAEAGKDFVDILCSFLTIPLGTIARIIQNHTTMEPLTLGSLNSLYKSVENLDLSYLTTNTCKEMLLHPRNSSEDYCDTLKFNIDDAVDPTRPFFVCSDSASCKFKLLSSFSNQRCECGSPLDHQILMEKEKVCNGFVKDCPTFLVTDDLRVLPNSMDTSFDLLKNFGIKNSDSVKTMTAIITQKSQILDLLKYSLLSKSSLTNLFLRNKPFLEGTSFTTCECDIPNNSSIQIKLKLFFRKTDGDILFAQGEEDFADFLVSFLTFPLGGVVRMLGGDSSLGCIDSLYRSITELDENKYMMIDDVKSKLVAPCIAPQFKSSKQILQIYEPPSSLYYSDYQFIDGIRRVTNLTSNLSVYNFLTATKMELVDPKSSNKEAQEGYVKGPSLFMATNDLSLEPMSPTSTISLLNQLETPPSNIIEKVVFIGVKEGLSILKAALTSTSALTNGLGHLLTQAHDKEEDEEDESYWKRNWSRIRTYSIALNCIFIILHLFVIFFAYI, from the exons ATGAAGACGGTGTCGTTGAAACTTGTTGTGAACAAAGAGACGGACAAAGTCTTATTTGCAGAAGCCGGTAAGGATTTTGTGGACATTCTATGCAGCTTCTTAACAATCCCATTAGGAACCATTGCAAGAATTATCCAAAACCACACAACCATGGAACCTCTTACACTTGGTTCTCTCAACTCTCTTTATAAGAGTGTAGAAAACCTTGATTTATCTTATCTTACGACAAACACATGCAAGGAAATGCTGTTGCATCCGAGGAACTCATCTGAAGATTACTGCGACACTCTTAAATTTAACATTGATGATGCTGTCGATCCCACTAGGCCCTTCTTCGTGTGTTCCGATTCGGCTAGTTGTAAATTCAAATTGTTGAGCAGTTTTAGTAATCAAAGATGTGAATGTGGGAGTCCTTTGGATCATCAAATTTTAATGGAAAAAGAGAAAGTGTGCAATGGATTTGTCAAGGATTGTCCAACTTTTTTAGTTACGGATGATCTTAGGGTTTTGCCTAACTCAATGGATACAAGCTTTGATCTTCTCAAGAATTTTGGAATTAAAAACTCTGATTCAGTGAAGACAATGACTGCAATCATCACTCAGAAATCACAG ATTTTGGATCTGTTGAAGTATTCCTTGCTATCCAAGTCATCTTTGACTAATTTGTTCTTAAGAAACAAACCATTTCTTGAGGGGACCAGTTTTACCACTTGTGAGTGTGACATTCCAAATAACAGTAGTATTCAAATCAAGCTGAAATTGTTTTTCCGAAAAACCGATGGTGACATATTGTTTGCTCAAGGTGAAGAAGATTTTGCTGACTTCCTTGTTAGTTTTCTAACTTTTCCATTGGGAGGAGTTGTACGCATGTTAGGAGGAGATTCTTCGCTGGGCTGCATAGATTCCTTGTACCGAAGCATAACTGAATTGGATGAAAATAAATACATGATGATAGATGATGTAAAGAGCAAGCTTGTTGCTCCTTGCATTGCCCCACAGTTCAAATCAAGCAAACAGATATTACAAATTTATGAACCACCCTCTTCTTTGTATTATTCTGATTATCAATTTATAGATGGAATTCGTCGTGTTACCAATTTAACTTCCAATCTTAGCGTATACAATTTCCTTACTGCTACAAAGATGGAATTAGTTGATCCCAAATCATCTAATAAGGAAGCTCAAGAAGGTTATGTCAAGGGACCATCATTGTTTATGGCTACAAATGATTTGAGTTTAGAACCAATGTCTCCGACTTCAACTATTTCTCTACTCAATCAGTTAGAAACCCCTCCTAGTAATATCATTGAAAAGGTTGTCTTCATTGGTGTCAAGGAG GGTCTTAGCATATTGAAAGCAGCTTTGACATCAACTTCAGCTCTAACAAATGGTCTCGGTCACCTTTTAACCCAAGCTCACGACAAGGAGGAGGACGAGGAAGATGAGTCATATTGGAAGAGGAATTGGTCTAGGATTAGGACATATTCAATTGCACTTAATTGTATATTTATCATATTGCACCTGTTTGTAATTTTTTTCGCATATATATGA